The Candidatus Goldiibacteriota bacterium genome segment TAAAACCCCTGTCCAATACCTCTTTTTTTACCTGCAGCCATCCCATTTTTCCAAAATCCCCGGAAGCGCCCGGGTCGTTAAGCCTGTGCTTTGGAAAAAGCGAAAAAACGCCCCCTTTTTTTAAAATACCGTAAATCATGGAATAAAGTTTTTTTCTGTCATCCGCGCCAAAGTAATGCGCCACGTCATAAATAAGCGCAAAATCAAATTCTTCACCAAATCCCGCGTCTATCTTCCCTTTGGTGTCATATATCCTTACATTTTCAGAGCGGTAAGTTTCTATTTTTTCCTTTAATTCTTTCAGTTTATCCTTATCGCATTCCGCGGCGTAAACAATGCCTTTATTACCCGCGGCCTGTGAAAGCGGCACGGTATAAGTGCCGGGGCCGGCCCCAAATTCAAAAATACGTGCGCCGGGTTTGATTCCCGCTTTTAAACAAAATTTTCTGCCGTCATTTAAATACCAGCTTCTAAAATTTTCATCTTTTTTATCCGCCATTTTTGTCCTTTTATATTTTTTTATTTTTATAAATTATCACAATAATAAATAAATTTCAAACGGTAAAAAAGATTCATTTTTTAATTTGACACCGGGCGGCGGGTAGAATATAATTAATTGTCAAAAAAAAATATTACGAGGTGGAAAAAATGGGAAAAAAACCATTACTGCTTTTGTTAACATTAATACCTGTAATCTTTATTATGCTGCTATCATGCGGACAGAATCCCGCGCCGGCACCTTCCGCGCCGGCGGCTGCCACAAGCACCCCCACAAACGCCGTGACACCCACAGTAACACCTGTTGTAATTGCCGATTTTGAAGAATCAATGTGCATCACTTCAATAGAATGCTCTGACTGCACAAATCAGGTATTGGGGGCAAAAAGCGTCGACGTTGACCTTTACGCAAGAAACTGTATAACACTTTCAGGCGAACCGGTGAATTACGGAACAAAAGCTTACAGCGTTTCCGCCACCGCGCTGAATGACAACAACGCGTGGCTTGGCGCTTTTCCGCAGACGCGCTCGGCCAACGGGGTTGGCAGCGACTTTTCCGCTTATAACCGCTTTAACTTCAGCTATAAAGTAAACACAAACGCCCCTGTAACAGATAAAATTTATGTAAACATCACCCTTCAGGACCCGTCAATGAATCACAGGCTTGAAATGACGGATATAGAACTTAACCGTTCCGGAGACTGGGGTTCGCTGTCGCTGTACCCTTATACTTTTACCAACACAAGCACAACGCTTACCACAGCACAAGTGCTTGCAATTGTTGAGCAGGTTAAATTTTACATTCACGTTGAAGGCAACGGGCTTTCAACCCCGTTCGTGGAATTTATTTTTGACAACGTGACAATGTCAAAACAGTAAATCAGTTATTTTTTATCAGCGTTATTTTACGGCGCCTTTGGTCAGTCCGCTTATTATTTTTTTCTGAAAAACAGCGGCTATAACTATTACCGGCGCGGTTGTAATCGCGGCCGCCGCCATTATATCACCCCAGGGCAGTTCCCCGTGAAGCCCGGTAAATAACGCTATCGCCACAGGCACGGTCCTTGCCGTATGATCCATCGTAAACATAAGCGCAAATAAAAATTCATTCAACGTGAAAATAAAAGTGATAAGAAACGACGTAACAATACCCGGAATTGCCACAGGCAGAATGACATATAAAAGTATCTGCAGAGAATTCGCGCCGTCAACACCGGCCGCGTCATCAAGCGCTTTTGGCACAGACATAAAATAACTTGTAAGAATCCACAGGCACAGCGGCAGCGACCATGCTATGTAAGGAAATATAAGCCCGCTGTAAGTGTTTATAAGCCCAATGGCGGAAAGTATTTTAAATATATACCCCGCAATGCTGATCTGCGGAAATAAAGAAAGGCATAAAACAGCAAGAAGTATAAGCGTCTTTCCCGCTATATTCAGCCGCGCCACCGCGTAAGCCGCAAGCGCCGCTATTAAAACGGTAAAAAACGATGATAAAAGGGAAATTAAAATACTGTTTTTAAGGTATTCGGGAAAGTGAAGATTTTCCCCCGAAATTACATTTATGTAATTTGAAAAAGTCACATAAACACCCGTACCCGAAAAAAGCTTATCTGTGTCCAGAAGGCTTATCACCGCCATATAAATAAACGGAAGCAGGCAGATAACAACAGCAGCCGCGCAGCCCGTAATTACCATTATTTTTTTTATTTTGGCTTCGTTCATTTCATGTCCTCCGAAAACTTTCCCGCACTGACATAAACAACGGACAGAATAAGCGCGATTAAAAACAATATTACAGATACTGCTGATCCCGCGCCAAAATCACCCGAAAGATAATAATTATAAGCGTATAAAGAAAGCGAATTTGTTGAACCGCCCGGCCCCCCTCCCGTTATAACAAATATAATATCAAATATCCTTAGCGCGTCAATTGTCCTGAAAAGCAGCGCCACAATAATAACAGGTTTTAATATGGGAAGCACAAGAAGAAAAAACCTTTGAAATATTCCGGCGCCGTCAGTTTTAGCCTGTTCGTGGATTTCATCGGGAATAGACTGAAGCCCGGCAAGTATTATTATCGCCACAAACGGGACTGTTTTCCACGCGTCGGCTATTACAAGGGAAACAAACGCGCTTGTGCCGGTGCCCAGCCAGTTGACCGGCGCGTCTGAAATTCCCAGGCTTAAAAAAATTGTGTTTATAAGCCCGTAACTGTAATTATAAATAAGCTGCCAAATTCTTCCGGATACCGCCACCGGAATTGCCCACGGTATAAGCACCGCCACCCTTAAAAATCCCCTTCCCGGAATCTTTTCATTAAGCAGAAGCGCAAGCATAACCCCAAGCGCCATTTCAAAAGGCACGGATATCAGCGTGAACATAACGGTAAAACGCAGCGACTGAACAAAACCGTTGTCGCCGAAAAGCGACAGGTAATTGCTGAAAAATATGAATTCTTTGTCTAAAAAGGTCACATCTCTGTAAAAACTGTTTATAAAAGTTCCGAACGCGGGGACAAGTATCAACAGCGATATCGCGGCAAAAAGAGGAATTATATATAAATACGGGGTAATTTTTTTATTCATATCTCTTTATTGCCGCTTTAATTTCATTTTCCGCGCTGTCAAGGGCGCCTTTTGGTTCTGTCCTGCCCGCCAAAGCGCTGTTTAGGTGTTTTTGCAGTATTGACGACAGCTGCGTGTAATACGGTACATTTGGCCTTGCAGCCGCGTTATTAAAAACACCGCTTAAAGCCGAAAAGTGCGGATATTTTCCCAGTACTTCCCTGTCTTTATATACGCTTTTATGCGCGGGGTTCCATCCAAGTTTTAAGGCAAATTTTTTCTGAACATCGTAAGAAGTTATATATTCAGCAAATCTGAGGCTTTTATCCTTATTTACAGAATAACGGGAAACCCCTACATGCCAGCCTCCAAGCGTTGACGCGCTTTTATTGCCTTTAAAATAAGGAAGCGGCGCTATACCTGTTTTGCCTTTTACCGCCGAATCATCGGATTCATGCAGCGCCCACGCGTAAGGCCAGTTTCTTTCAAAAAGGGCTTTGCCCGACTGGAAAACATTTCTTACCTCTTCTTCTTTCATTTCCGTATAAGTGTTTGCGGGAGAAACTTTATCAGCGTGAATAAGCCCTTTCATAAAAGCAAGCGCTTTTATATTTTCCCCGGAATTTACAATATTTTTTGATTCAAGATTTATTCCGCCGCCGGCGCTTATCGCGTATTCAAGAAAATTACATACAAGGCCTTCATACTGGGCTCCCTGCCATACAAAAGGCATATTATGTTTTTTTGAAAGCATTACAAGCTGTTCCCATGTTTCAGGCGGTTTTGCGATATCTTTTCTGTAATATAAAACACCGCCGTCAACGTTTACCGGAAGCGCGATAACTTTATCATTATATACGTCAGCGGTGGAAATTATACTTTCAAAAAACACCCCTTTATCCGCGTACTCTTTTGGGAATTCAAAAAGCCATCCGGAAGCGGCAAACTGCGCTATCCACGCGACATCCATCATAAATACATCAGGGGTTGTTTTTTTTGCCTTCATCGGAACCACAAGCCCCTGCCTTCTTAAATCAGAATCAGTCGGCTGGCGGTTCAATTCAACTTTTATGCCCGTCAGAGCGGTAAAATCTTTTATAACTTCTTCCCATACGGCAAGTTCCGCGGGAGCTCCGCCTGTTGAAAAAACAACGGTGTCTTTGGGGGCTTTGTTACAGGAGATAAAGATAAATAAAATCAAAAATATTACCGCGATAAAAATACTTTTTTTCATTATTCGGCCTCCGTAAAAAATAATAACCGCCGGTGTAAATGATTTTTTTTAATGCGTCACGGTTTTATTTTTTGATTTTTTTAACAAATTCACTTTAAGCCTTATCCGGTTGTTTGTCAAGGGCTTAAGGCCTTTTATGTAAAAAACCGTAATATATCCGCGCCGCGTTTTTATGTTCAGCTTTTAAGAATAAGATCCAGAAGCGCCCTGGCGCTTGATTCAGGGCCTTCCCGTTCCATTCCCGGCACGCCAAGGCGTGTACGCATCTGCCCCACATATATCCCCTTTTTAAAAAACGCTTTAAAGAATTCAGAAGCTATTTTTTCGTGCAGTTCTTTATATACGGGCGGGCCGAAAATATTCGCGAAATAAGTGCCTACAATCCCCGTAGACGTTGTGGTTCCTTTGCTCATCACTTTCCCTTCCCTGAAAACATCAATTGCCGCTTCCGGCGAAGCAAATCTTTCTATCGCCTCGCCGTCAGCGTCATAATTATTGGCGTAAATTATATAATCAACTTCATGCCCTTTTATAACTGTCTGATAAGGCGTAATGGGAATTATAAGCCTGGCGTTTGCCTGGCTTACGCTCATCATAATGGCGTTATCAAGCTGGCCAAACGCGTAACCGGGGCCAAGGTCGTCTATCCTTAAAAAAGCGCCTATTTCCGTGCCGTAGCCGGTGATGCCGCCTTTCTTGTTTATTTCCATTGAACCCATATCATCAGCCACCACTATAATATCCTGAATATATTCGTCGCCTATTGCCCTGAAAGCTTCTATTGTCTCTGACTTTCCGGCGCCTGAATCGCCCATTAAAAGCACGTTTGCGCTTTTTCCGCCTTTTAAAATCACGCGCACAAACGCGCCGTGAAAAGGCATTCTGCCCCTTTTCATCATAATGGAATTATGCAGCGTAAGTATCATTTTTTTAAGGTATCCAAAGTATCCAAATTCATCGTCTCCCGGAACGCTTGCCGTAAAAATGCCTTCCTGATTGTCCTCATGAATTACGTTCTTCATGCCGTCAGCGCCTGTTACAGGAGGTTCAGTAACGCCGTAAAAAAATACAGCGTCGGGCTTGCGTTTAAGTTCTTCTTCATCGGCAAGTTCAAAAAGGTTGCATAAAGACATACCAAGATCCATAAACTTTTCATTAAAATAAACATAAATCAGTACATCACCCGCTTTTGCAGGATAACAAAGCCACCTGTCCGGGTTAATTCCCGCGGACTCAGCGGGGTTTACATCCACCCTTACATAACTGCCTTTTCTTTTATTGTTAAGCGGGTTTAAGATTAAAGGCGGGGACAATATAATATTTGTTATAAAAGGGACTTCTGTAAGCGTTTTATAAACGCCGCCAAGCGGAAACTCGGGATGCTTTTTTATAATTGCCGTTATTTCAACGCCGGCCCTTACCTGCCTGAAAATTTTTGAAGGGCTTAAAGATAAATTATCTTTTATGTTCCTGTAAGTGCTTCTTACAAGAACAGTTAATTTTTCCACATCCTGTTTTATCACTTCTTTGGGTTTCATTATATTTTCAGAATCATTAAGCAGAAGGAACCTGTCAAATTTTCTCCAGTATTCATATAATCCCTGTACAAATTCAAATAACAGCACATGGTCCGAAAGAATTTTTTCCGAACCCGGCACAAGTTTTACGGTTTCTTCAGCTTTTATCTTGCACAAATAAGAAAAAACCGAAATAAGCATATCCCTTTGT includes the following:
- a CDS encoding methyltransferase domain-containing protein, whose amino-acid sequence is MADKKDENFRSWYLNDGRKFCLKAGIKPGARIFEFGAGPGTYTVPLSQAAGNKGIVYAAECDKDKLKELKEKIETYRSENVRIYDTKGKIDAGFGEEFDFALIYDVAHYFGADDRKKLYSMIYGILKKGGVFSLFPKHRLNDPGASGDFGKMGWLQVKKEVLDRGFKYHKTVVSRIPHAGNFKNERLMHFIK
- a CDS encoding carbohydrate ABC transporter permease, producing the protein MNEAKIKKIMVITGCAAAVVICLLPFIYMAVISLLDTDKLFSGTGVYVTFSNYINVISGENLHFPEYLKNSILISLLSSFFTVLIAALAAYAVARLNIAGKTLILLAVLCLSLFPQISIAGYIFKILSAIGLINTYSGLIFPYIAWSLPLCLWILTSYFMSVPKALDDAAGVDGANSLQILLYVILPVAIPGIVTSFLITFIFTLNEFLFALMFTMDHTARTVPVAIALFTGLHGELPWGDIMAAAAITTAPVIVIAAVFQKKIISGLTKGAVK
- a CDS encoding sugar ABC transporter permease, with the protein product MNKKITPYLYIIPLFAAISLLILVPAFGTFINSFYRDVTFLDKEFIFFSNYLSLFGDNGFVQSLRFTVMFTLISVPFEMALGVMLALLLNEKIPGRGFLRVAVLIPWAIPVAVSGRIWQLIYNYSYGLINTIFLSLGISDAPVNWLGTGTSAFVSLVIADAWKTVPFVAIIILAGLQSIPDEIHEQAKTDGAGIFQRFFLLVLPILKPVIIVALLFRTIDALRIFDIIFVITGGGPGGSTNSLSLYAYNYYLSGDFGAGSAVSVILFLIALILSVVYVSAGKFSEDMK
- a CDS encoding ABC transporter substrate-binding protein; the encoded protein is MKKSIFIAVIFLILFIFISCNKAPKDTVVFSTGGAPAELAVWEEVIKDFTALTGIKVELNRQPTDSDLRRQGLVVPMKAKKTTPDVFMMDVAWIAQFAASGWLFEFPKEYADKGVFFESIISTADVYNDKVIALPVNVDGGVLYYRKDIAKPPETWEQLVMLSKKHNMPFVWQGAQYEGLVCNFLEYAISAGGGINLESKNIVNSGENIKALAFMKGLIHADKVSPANTYTEMKEEEVRNVFQSGKALFERNWPYAWALHESDDSAVKGKTGIAPLPYFKGNKSASTLGGWHVGVSRYSVNKDKSLRFAEYITSYDVQKKFALKLGWNPAHKSVYKDREVLGKYPHFSALSGVFNNAAARPNVPYYTQLSSILQKHLNSALAGRTEPKGALDSAENEIKAAIKRYE
- a CDS encoding phosphoenolpyruvate carboxykinase, which translates into the protein MSQPKLEFIGNKAVLKASGRLCTSEEEIIKSDFFKEVINRYIDSLAERHSVLLNIFGEEEKGFFERMSGFFADMKKGGADKKTVSEKREITMEQRDMLISVFSYLCKIKAEETVKLVPGSEKILSDHVLLFEFVQGLYEYWRKFDRFLLLNDSENIMKPKEVIKQDVEKLTVLVRSTYRNIKDNLSLSPSKIFRQVRAGVEITAIIKKHPEFPLGGVYKTLTEVPFITNIILSPPLILNPLNNKRKGSYVRVDVNPAESAGINPDRWLCYPAKAGDVLIYVYFNEKFMDLGMSLCNLFELADEEELKRKPDAVFFYGVTEPPVTGADGMKNVIHEDNQEGIFTASVPGDDEFGYFGYLKKMILTLHNSIMMKRGRMPFHGAFVRVILKGGKSANVLLMGDSGAGKSETIEAFRAIGDEYIQDIIVVADDMGSMEINKKGGITGYGTEIGAFLRIDDLGPGYAFGQLDNAIMMSVSQANARLIIPITPYQTVIKGHEVDYIIYANNYDADGEAIERFASPEAAIDVFREGKVMSKGTTTSTGIVGTYFANIFGPPVYKELHEKIASEFFKAFFKKGIYVGQMRTRLGVPGMEREGPESSARALLDLILKS